The Struthio camelus isolate bStrCam1 chromosome 12, bStrCam1.hap1, whole genome shotgun sequence genome includes a window with the following:
- the MINAR1 gene encoding major intrinsically disordered Notch2-binding receptor 1 isoform X3, with protein METNQESSLFLVKILEELDTKQNTVSYQDLCKSLCARFDLSQLAKLRSVLFYTACLDPNFPATLFKDKMRCTVNNQQSKKIMVAADIVTIFNLIQMNGGVAKEKLPVARQKVKKKESFESCRSDTEICNMADCVPNCELNDQEFNRGFSARRSSKCRKMDCKDCQQFVPSSEPNFLLGVNKEMKGRAASLDRLQALATYSIATSPPCEMQSTYFPMNIENESISDQDSLPISAGIKETFISNDEPFVMQSCVQKRNIFKEDFHNLITISPSLIPSNKKPEDGHREPQNRKESAKQTFFNHSFEMPYSSQYLNPVYSPIPDKRRVKHESLDDLQASTYFGPTTVLGPQDTKKWTGKPSKQTAWPAKSWSLNTEEVPDFERSFFNRKQSEEKPRYQSSNCPSPNFPPADRHQSYLNTKDQQPIMQANYAVKQNGHKPKEIPSILDVEKHEPVKKFKDKSINCTSVQILSIDRTTSVGTQTEQQVLDHKKCKDLCAPSQAKYGERHSLKQSDDDSEIVSDDISDIFRFLDDMSICGSTGVMQSSCYNSTGSLSQVHKSDCESSPEHNLTKISNGNVSNKLDKVVRADISNTDDELKTSVCKLVLRIGEIEKKLESLSGVREEISQVLGKLSKLDQKIQQPEKVSVQIDLNSLTSEAASDESNSPQIFQCHNTPHGGKLENNPEWCCSDASGSNSESLRVKALKKSLFTRRSSRSLTEENSATESKIASISNSPRDWRAITYTNQVGITEEEMKERDGGENKDWHRKSKESCFFSQILLNLVAGRQAI; from the exons ATGGAGACCAACCAGGAATCCTCACTCTTCCTGGTGAAGATTTTGGAAGAGCTGGATACTAAGCAGAATACCGTTTCTTATCAGGATCTCTGCAAATCACTGTGTGCGAGGTTTGATCTGTCCCAGTTGGCCAAGCTCAGAAGCGTGCTGTTTTACACCGCTTGCCTGGATCCTAATTTCCCAGCGACTTTGTTCAAAGACAAAATGAGATGCACTGTAAACAATCAGCAATCAAAGAAAATCATGGTTGCAGCAGATATAGTAACAATATTCAACCTTATACAAATGAACGGGGGAGTGGCCAAGGAAAAACTTCCAGTTGCAAGGCAgaaagtgaagaagaaagaaTCATTTGAGTCCTGTAGATCTGACACGGAAATCTGCAATATGGCAGACTGCGTGCCTAACTGTGAGCTGAACGACCAGGAATTTAACAGGGGCTTTTCAGCCAGAAGGTCTTCAAAATGTAGAAAGATGGATTGCAAAGACTGTCAACAATTTGTTCCCTCATCAGAACCAAACTTTTTACTTGGCGTTAATAAGGAGATGAAGGGCCGGGCTGCCTCTCTGGACAGGCTGCAGGCTCTAGCGACCTACTCCATTGCCACGTCTCCGCCATGCGAGATGCAGAGCACGTATTTCCCAATGAACATTGAAAATGAATCTATTTCAGACCAGGACTCCTTGCCTATAAGTGCAGGTATAAAAGAAACCTTCATTTCAAACGATGAGCCGTTTGTGATGCAGTCGTGTGtccagaaaagaaatatattcaaAGAAGATTTTCATAATCTGATTACCATATCTCCCAGCTTAATACCATCCAATAAAAAGCCAGAAGATGGACACAGAGAGCCtcagaacaggaaagaaagcGCTAAGCAGACTTTCTTCAACCACAGCTTTGAAATGCCCTACAGCAGTCAGTACTTGAATCCAGTTTATTCTCCTATACCAGACAAAAGACGAGTGAAACATGAAAGTTTAGATGATCTTCAAGCTTCAACATATTTTGGCCCTACTACTGTTCTCGGGCCTCAGGACACCAAAAAGTGGACTGGAAAGCCAAGCAAACAAACTGCCTGGCCAGCTAAAAGCTGGAGTTTAAATACTGAGGAGGTACCTGACTTTGAACGATCCTTTTTTAATAGGAAGCAGTCTGAAGAGAAGCCGCGATACCAGAGTTCAAACTGCCCATCCCCAAACTTTCCTCCAGCTGACAGGCATCAGTCCTATCTAAACACCAAGGATCAGCAACCAATTATGCAGGCAAACTATGCTGTGAAACAAAATGGACATAAACCCAAGGAGATTCCTTCTATTCTAGATGTGGAGAAACATGAGCCAGTCAAAAAGTTCAAGGATAAAAGCATTAATTGTACTTCTGTTCAGATCTTAAGCATTGACCGAACCACAAGTGTTGGGACACAAACGGAGCAGCAAGTTCTGGACCACAAAAAATGCAAGGATTTGTGTGCACCGAGCCAAGCCAAGTATGGAGAGCGACACTCTCTAAAGCAGTCGGATGATGACTCTGAAATTGTGAGTGATGATATCAGTGACATTTTCCGTTTTTTGGATGACATGAGTATCTGCGGATCCACAGGAGTGATGCAGTCTTCATGCTACAACAGCACCGGTTCCTTGTCTCAGGTACATAAATCTGACTGTGAGAGCTCACCTGAGCATAATTTGACTAAAATCTCCAATGGGAATGTCAGCAACAAATTAGATAAAGTGGTCCGGGCAGATATCAGTAATACAGATGATGAACTGAAAACGAGTGTCTGCAAATTAGTTTTGAGGATTGgtgaaatagaaaagaaactgGAATCTCTCTCAGGTGTCCGAGAAGAAATCTCCCAAGTCCTGGGAAAATTAAGCAAGTTGGATCAAAAAATTCAGCAGCCAGAGAAGGTCAGCGTACAAATAGATCTTAATTCTTTGACAAGCGAGGCTGCATCAGATGAGAGTAACTCCCCCCAGATATTTCAGTGTCACAACACTCCTCATGGAGGTAAACTGGAGAATAACCCAGAATGGTGCTGTTCAGATGCCAGTGGAAGTAATAGTGAGAGTCTTCGagtaaaagccttaaaaaaaagtttatttactAGGAGGTCATCAAGATcattaacagaagaaaatagtGCAACTGAATCCAAAATAGCAAGTATTTCAAACTCTCCCCGAGATTGGAGAGCTATTACTTATACCAACCAAGTTGGCATTacagaagaagagatgaaagagagagatggaggagAAAATAAGGACTGGCACAGGAAATCTAAAGAG TCCTGTTTCTTCTCTCAAATTCTTTTGAACCTTGTTGCAGGCAGACAGGCAATATGA
- the MINAR1 gene encoding major intrinsically disordered Notch2-binding receptor 1 isoform X2 translates to METNQESSLFLVKILEELDTKQNTVSYQDLCKSLCARFDLSQLAKLRSVLFYTACLDPNFPATLFKDKMRCTVNNQQSKKIMVAADIVTIFNLIQMNGGVAKEKLPVARQKVKKKESFESCRSDTEICNMADCVPNCELNDQEFNRGFSARRSSKCRKMDCKDCQQFVPSSEPNFLLGVNKEMKGRAASLDRLQALATYSIATSPPCEMQSTYFPMNIENESISDQDSLPISAGIKETFISNDEPFVMQSCVQKRNIFKEDFHNLITISPSLIPSNKKPEDGHREPQNRKESAKQTFFNHSFEMPYSSQYLNPVYSPIPDKRRVKHESLDDLQASTYFGPTTVLGPQDTKKWTGKPSKQTAWPAKSWSLNTEEVPDFERSFFNRKQSEEKPRYQSSNCPSPNFPPADRHQSYLNTKDQQPIMQANYAVKQNGHKPKEIPSILDVEKHEPVKKFKDKSINCTSVQILSIDRTTSVGTQTEQQVLDHKKCKDLCAPSQAKYGERHSLKQSDDDSEIVSDDISDIFRFLDDMSICGSTGVMQSSCYNSTGSLSQVHKSDCESSPEHNLTKISNGNVSNKLDKVVRADISNTDDELKTSVCKLVLRIGEIEKKLESLSGVREEISQVLGKLSKLDQKIQQPEKVSVQIDLNSLTSEAASDESNSPQIFQCHNTPHGGKLENNPEWCCSDASGSNSESLRVKALKKSLFTRRSSRSLTEENSATESKIASISNSPRDWRAITYTNQVGITEEEMKERDGGENKDWHRKSKEADRQYEIPQPHRLSKQPKDAFLIEQVFSPHPYPASLKSHMKSNPLYTDMRLTELAEVKRAQPSWTIEEYTRNSGDKGKIAALDLQTQESLNPNNLEYWMEDIYTPGYDSLLKRKEAEFRRAKIARAVFQTSDGTTVTNLLWKNVLRIS, encoded by the exons ATGGAGACCAACCAGGAATCCTCACTCTTCCTGGTGAAGATTTTGGAAGAGCTGGATACTAAGCAGAATACCGTTTCTTATCAGGATCTCTGCAAATCACTGTGTGCGAGGTTTGATCTGTCCCAGTTGGCCAAGCTCAGAAGCGTGCTGTTTTACACCGCTTGCCTGGATCCTAATTTCCCAGCGACTTTGTTCAAAGACAAAATGAGATGCACTGTAAACAATCAGCAATCAAAGAAAATCATGGTTGCAGCAGATATAGTAACAATATTCAACCTTATACAAATGAACGGGGGAGTGGCCAAGGAAAAACTTCCAGTTGCAAGGCAgaaagtgaagaagaaagaaTCATTTGAGTCCTGTAGATCTGACACGGAAATCTGCAATATGGCAGACTGCGTGCCTAACTGTGAGCTGAACGACCAGGAATTTAACAGGGGCTTTTCAGCCAGAAGGTCTTCAAAATGTAGAAAGATGGATTGCAAAGACTGTCAACAATTTGTTCCCTCATCAGAACCAAACTTTTTACTTGGCGTTAATAAGGAGATGAAGGGCCGGGCTGCCTCTCTGGACAGGCTGCAGGCTCTAGCGACCTACTCCATTGCCACGTCTCCGCCATGCGAGATGCAGAGCACGTATTTCCCAATGAACATTGAAAATGAATCTATTTCAGACCAGGACTCCTTGCCTATAAGTGCAGGTATAAAAGAAACCTTCATTTCAAACGATGAGCCGTTTGTGATGCAGTCGTGTGtccagaaaagaaatatattcaaAGAAGATTTTCATAATCTGATTACCATATCTCCCAGCTTAATACCATCCAATAAAAAGCCAGAAGATGGACACAGAGAGCCtcagaacaggaaagaaagcGCTAAGCAGACTTTCTTCAACCACAGCTTTGAAATGCCCTACAGCAGTCAGTACTTGAATCCAGTTTATTCTCCTATACCAGACAAAAGACGAGTGAAACATGAAAGTTTAGATGATCTTCAAGCTTCAACATATTTTGGCCCTACTACTGTTCTCGGGCCTCAGGACACCAAAAAGTGGACTGGAAAGCCAAGCAAACAAACTGCCTGGCCAGCTAAAAGCTGGAGTTTAAATACTGAGGAGGTACCTGACTTTGAACGATCCTTTTTTAATAGGAAGCAGTCTGAAGAGAAGCCGCGATACCAGAGTTCAAACTGCCCATCCCCAAACTTTCCTCCAGCTGACAGGCATCAGTCCTATCTAAACACCAAGGATCAGCAACCAATTATGCAGGCAAACTATGCTGTGAAACAAAATGGACATAAACCCAAGGAGATTCCTTCTATTCTAGATGTGGAGAAACATGAGCCAGTCAAAAAGTTCAAGGATAAAAGCATTAATTGTACTTCTGTTCAGATCTTAAGCATTGACCGAACCACAAGTGTTGGGACACAAACGGAGCAGCAAGTTCTGGACCACAAAAAATGCAAGGATTTGTGTGCACCGAGCCAAGCCAAGTATGGAGAGCGACACTCTCTAAAGCAGTCGGATGATGACTCTGAAATTGTGAGTGATGATATCAGTGACATTTTCCGTTTTTTGGATGACATGAGTATCTGCGGATCCACAGGAGTGATGCAGTCTTCATGCTACAACAGCACCGGTTCCTTGTCTCAGGTACATAAATCTGACTGTGAGAGCTCACCTGAGCATAATTTGACTAAAATCTCCAATGGGAATGTCAGCAACAAATTAGATAAAGTGGTCCGGGCAGATATCAGTAATACAGATGATGAACTGAAAACGAGTGTCTGCAAATTAGTTTTGAGGATTGgtgaaatagaaaagaaactgGAATCTCTCTCAGGTGTCCGAGAAGAAATCTCCCAAGTCCTGGGAAAATTAAGCAAGTTGGATCAAAAAATTCAGCAGCCAGAGAAGGTCAGCGTACAAATAGATCTTAATTCTTTGACAAGCGAGGCTGCATCAGATGAGAGTAACTCCCCCCAGATATTTCAGTGTCACAACACTCCTCATGGAGGTAAACTGGAGAATAACCCAGAATGGTGCTGTTCAGATGCCAGTGGAAGTAATAGTGAGAGTCTTCGagtaaaagccttaaaaaaaagtttatttactAGGAGGTCATCAAGATcattaacagaagaaaatagtGCAACTGAATCCAAAATAGCAAGTATTTCAAACTCTCCCCGAGATTGGAGAGCTATTACTTATACCAACCAAGTTGGCATTacagaagaagagatgaaagagagagatggaggagAAAATAAGGACTGGCACAGGAAATCTAAAGAG GCAGACAGGCAATATGAAATCCCACAGCCACATAGACTCTCTAAACAGCCAAAAGATGCTTTCTTGATTGAACAAGTGTTTAGTCCTCATCCATACCCTGCATCACTCAAGTCACACATGAAGAGCAACCCGCTCTACACAGATATGAGGTTGACAGAGCTGGCTGAAGTGAAACGTGCCCAGCCATCGTGGACCATAGAGGAATATACAAGGAACTCGGGGGATAAAGGCAAAATTGCAGCATTGGATCTACAA aCTCAAGAATCTTTAAACCCAAACAACTTAGAATACTGGATGGAAGACATTTATACTCCTGGCTATGATTCCTTATTAAAACGCAAGGAGGCCGAGTTCAGAAGAGCAAAG ATAGCtcgtgctgtgtttcaaacgtcTGATGGCACAACTGTAACGAATTTGCTGTGGAAGAATGTCCTGAGGATATCCTGA
- the MINAR1 gene encoding major intrinsically disordered Notch2-binding receptor 1 isoform X1 encodes METNQESSLFLVKILEELDTKQNTVSYQDLCKSLCARFDLSQLAKLRSVLFYTACLDPNFPATLFKDKMRCTVNNQQSKKIMVAADIVTIFNLIQMNGGVAKEKLPVARQKVKKKESFESCRSDTEICNMADCVPNCELNDQEFNRGFSARRSSKCRKMDCKDCQQFVPSSEPNFLLGVNKEMKGRAASLDRLQALATYSIATSPPCEMQSTYFPMNIENESISDQDSLPISAGIKETFISNDEPFVMQSCVQKRNIFKEDFHNLITISPSLIPSNKKPEDGHREPQNRKESAKQTFFNHSFEMPYSSQYLNPVYSPIPDKRRVKHESLDDLQASTYFGPTTVLGPQDTKKWTGKPSKQTAWPAKSWSLNTEEVPDFERSFFNRKQSEEKPRYQSSNCPSPNFPPADRHQSYLNTKDQQPIMQANYAVKQNGHKPKEIPSILDVEKHEPVKKFKDKSINCTSVQILSIDRTTSVGTQTEQQVLDHKKCKDLCAPSQAKYGERHSLKQSDDDSEIVSDDISDIFRFLDDMSICGSTGVMQSSCYNSTGSLSQVHKSDCESSPEHNLTKISNGNVSNKLDKVVRADISNTDDELKTSVCKLVLRIGEIEKKLESLSGVREEISQVLGKLSKLDQKIQQPEKVSVQIDLNSLTSEAASDESNSPQIFQCHNTPHGGKLENNPEWCCSDASGSNSESLRVKALKKSLFTRRSSRSLTEENSATESKIASISNSPRDWRAITYTNQVGITEEEMKERDGGENKDWHRKSKEADRQYEIPQPHRLSKQPKDAFLIEQVFSPHPYPASLKSHMKSNPLYTDMRLTELAEVKRAQPSWTIEEYTRNSGDKGKIAALDLQTQESLNPNNLEYWMEDIYTPGYDSLLKRKEAEFRRAKVCKIAALIAAAACTVILVIVVPICTMKS; translated from the exons ATGGAGACCAACCAGGAATCCTCACTCTTCCTGGTGAAGATTTTGGAAGAGCTGGATACTAAGCAGAATACCGTTTCTTATCAGGATCTCTGCAAATCACTGTGTGCGAGGTTTGATCTGTCCCAGTTGGCCAAGCTCAGAAGCGTGCTGTTTTACACCGCTTGCCTGGATCCTAATTTCCCAGCGACTTTGTTCAAAGACAAAATGAGATGCACTGTAAACAATCAGCAATCAAAGAAAATCATGGTTGCAGCAGATATAGTAACAATATTCAACCTTATACAAATGAACGGGGGAGTGGCCAAGGAAAAACTTCCAGTTGCAAGGCAgaaagtgaagaagaaagaaTCATTTGAGTCCTGTAGATCTGACACGGAAATCTGCAATATGGCAGACTGCGTGCCTAACTGTGAGCTGAACGACCAGGAATTTAACAGGGGCTTTTCAGCCAGAAGGTCTTCAAAATGTAGAAAGATGGATTGCAAAGACTGTCAACAATTTGTTCCCTCATCAGAACCAAACTTTTTACTTGGCGTTAATAAGGAGATGAAGGGCCGGGCTGCCTCTCTGGACAGGCTGCAGGCTCTAGCGACCTACTCCATTGCCACGTCTCCGCCATGCGAGATGCAGAGCACGTATTTCCCAATGAACATTGAAAATGAATCTATTTCAGACCAGGACTCCTTGCCTATAAGTGCAGGTATAAAAGAAACCTTCATTTCAAACGATGAGCCGTTTGTGATGCAGTCGTGTGtccagaaaagaaatatattcaaAGAAGATTTTCATAATCTGATTACCATATCTCCCAGCTTAATACCATCCAATAAAAAGCCAGAAGATGGACACAGAGAGCCtcagaacaggaaagaaagcGCTAAGCAGACTTTCTTCAACCACAGCTTTGAAATGCCCTACAGCAGTCAGTACTTGAATCCAGTTTATTCTCCTATACCAGACAAAAGACGAGTGAAACATGAAAGTTTAGATGATCTTCAAGCTTCAACATATTTTGGCCCTACTACTGTTCTCGGGCCTCAGGACACCAAAAAGTGGACTGGAAAGCCAAGCAAACAAACTGCCTGGCCAGCTAAAAGCTGGAGTTTAAATACTGAGGAGGTACCTGACTTTGAACGATCCTTTTTTAATAGGAAGCAGTCTGAAGAGAAGCCGCGATACCAGAGTTCAAACTGCCCATCCCCAAACTTTCCTCCAGCTGACAGGCATCAGTCCTATCTAAACACCAAGGATCAGCAACCAATTATGCAGGCAAACTATGCTGTGAAACAAAATGGACATAAACCCAAGGAGATTCCTTCTATTCTAGATGTGGAGAAACATGAGCCAGTCAAAAAGTTCAAGGATAAAAGCATTAATTGTACTTCTGTTCAGATCTTAAGCATTGACCGAACCACAAGTGTTGGGACACAAACGGAGCAGCAAGTTCTGGACCACAAAAAATGCAAGGATTTGTGTGCACCGAGCCAAGCCAAGTATGGAGAGCGACACTCTCTAAAGCAGTCGGATGATGACTCTGAAATTGTGAGTGATGATATCAGTGACATTTTCCGTTTTTTGGATGACATGAGTATCTGCGGATCCACAGGAGTGATGCAGTCTTCATGCTACAACAGCACCGGTTCCTTGTCTCAGGTACATAAATCTGACTGTGAGAGCTCACCTGAGCATAATTTGACTAAAATCTCCAATGGGAATGTCAGCAACAAATTAGATAAAGTGGTCCGGGCAGATATCAGTAATACAGATGATGAACTGAAAACGAGTGTCTGCAAATTAGTTTTGAGGATTGgtgaaatagaaaagaaactgGAATCTCTCTCAGGTGTCCGAGAAGAAATCTCCCAAGTCCTGGGAAAATTAAGCAAGTTGGATCAAAAAATTCAGCAGCCAGAGAAGGTCAGCGTACAAATAGATCTTAATTCTTTGACAAGCGAGGCTGCATCAGATGAGAGTAACTCCCCCCAGATATTTCAGTGTCACAACACTCCTCATGGAGGTAAACTGGAGAATAACCCAGAATGGTGCTGTTCAGATGCCAGTGGAAGTAATAGTGAGAGTCTTCGagtaaaagccttaaaaaaaagtttatttactAGGAGGTCATCAAGATcattaacagaagaaaatagtGCAACTGAATCCAAAATAGCAAGTATTTCAAACTCTCCCCGAGATTGGAGAGCTATTACTTATACCAACCAAGTTGGCATTacagaagaagagatgaaagagagagatggaggagAAAATAAGGACTGGCACAGGAAATCTAAAGAG GCAGACAGGCAATATGAAATCCCACAGCCACATAGACTCTCTAAACAGCCAAAAGATGCTTTCTTGATTGAACAAGTGTTTAGTCCTCATCCATACCCTGCATCACTCAAGTCACACATGAAGAGCAACCCGCTCTACACAGATATGAGGTTGACAGAGCTGGCTGAAGTGAAACGTGCCCAGCCATCGTGGACCATAGAGGAATATACAAGGAACTCGGGGGATAAAGGCAAAATTGCAGCATTGGATCTACAA aCTCAAGAATCTTTAAACCCAAACAACTTAGAATACTGGATGGAAGACATTTATACTCCTGGCTATGATTCCTTATTAAAACGCAAGGAGGCCGAGTTCAGAAGAGCAAAGGTCTGCAAGATAGCTGCCCTGATAGCAGCGGCAGCTTGTACGGTTATTCTGGTCATTGTAGTTCCCATTTGTACTATGAAATCCTGA